In Terriglobia bacterium, a genomic segment contains:
- a CDS encoding acyl-CoA dehydratase activase, which translates to MKTMRYAAGVDVGSTQTKAVILQDDGNEKKMIATALVDTGANVQKAGGNGFQAACKEAGIAPEQVGYVVGTGYGRYKIQFGNTQMTEISCHARGAHFLFPNTRTVIDMGGQDSKAISIGPEGNVLDFVMNDKCAAGTGRFLANAADVLAMPLDDMGPFSLKGKNPVKITTVCTVFVESDILSYLAQGKKAEDVLSGVNLAIARRTVSLARRVPVEPAITMTGGVARNVGMVKALEDVLGVKLQISPLAHFAGAIGAALYALEKMDQDSQPGVQDGAHVANRGN; encoded by the coding sequence GTGAAGACGATGCGCTATGCAGCGGGAGTGGACGTCGGATCGACGCAGACCAAGGCGGTCATCCTGCAGGACGACGGGAACGAGAAGAAGATGATCGCCACGGCGCTGGTGGATACCGGCGCGAACGTGCAGAAGGCCGGGGGCAACGGCTTTCAGGCGGCGTGCAAGGAGGCCGGGATTGCGCCGGAGCAAGTGGGCTACGTGGTGGGCACGGGCTACGGGCGGTACAAGATTCAGTTCGGCAATACGCAGATGACGGAGATCAGCTGCCACGCGCGCGGCGCACATTTTCTCTTTCCCAACACGCGCACGGTGATCGATATGGGAGGGCAGGACAGCAAGGCCATCAGCATCGGCCCAGAGGGGAACGTGCTGGATTTCGTGATGAACGACAAATGCGCCGCGGGGACCGGGCGGTTCCTGGCCAACGCCGCCGATGTGCTGGCGATGCCGCTCGATGACATGGGGCCGTTTTCGCTCAAGGGAAAGAATCCGGTGAAGATCACGACGGTGTGCACGGTGTTCGTCGAGTCGGACATTCTTTCCTATCTGGCGCAGGGAAAGAAGGCGGAAGACGTGCTGAGCGGTGTGAACCTGGCGATCGCACGGCGGACGGTCTCTCTGGCGCGGCGCGTGCCGGTCGAGCCGGCGATCACCATGACCGGCGGGGTAGCGCGCAACGTGGGGATGGTGAAGGCGCTTGAGGACGTGCTGGGAGTGAAACTGCAGATCAGCCCGCTGGCGCATTTTGCGGGAGCGATTGGCGCAGCTTTGTATGCTCTGGAAAAAATGGATCAGGATTCCCAACCGGGAGTCCAGGATGGTGCGCATGTTGCGAATCGCGGGAATTGA
- a CDS encoding acyl-CoA dehydratase activase — protein sequence MLRIAGIDVGTGFTKAVVIGVASADGQTPAAEGAPEILGRASLRTGVEMEKAAREALAAALEAAGQRDAEVRYVAATGFGRHAVSFRDIQITEITSSARGARFLYPHATCVLDIGSQTTRAITLTETGRVNQFKSNDKCAAGSGSFIARATKYLEIPLEQAGEKALDADKPQAISSICAVLAESEIINHVSAGVSLENILAGIYESLADRAGMLLKRTGMGKDLVFIGGVARQRGMLRALENRLKVTVHVPENAEYVCALGAALLGLQRLRATENARRTETAGNSATVAA from the coding sequence ATGTTGCGAATCGCGGGAATTGACGTCGGCACGGGATTTACCAAGGCGGTGGTGATCGGAGTGGCTTCGGCGGACGGGCAAACGCCCGCGGCGGAGGGCGCGCCTGAAATTCTGGGGCGTGCATCGCTGCGCACGGGAGTGGAGATGGAGAAGGCGGCGCGCGAAGCGCTGGCCGCGGCGCTGGAAGCGGCCGGGCAGCGGGATGCGGAGGTGCGCTACGTAGCCGCGACGGGCTTCGGGCGGCATGCCGTCTCTTTCCGCGACATCCAGATCACGGAAATCACCAGCAGCGCGCGCGGCGCGCGGTTCCTCTATCCGCATGCCACCTGCGTGCTGGACATCGGCAGCCAAACCACGCGGGCGATCACGCTGACGGAGACCGGGCGGGTCAACCAGTTCAAGTCCAATGACAAGTGCGCGGCCGGATCGGGGAGCTTCATCGCGCGGGCCACCAAGTATCTGGAAATTCCGCTGGAGCAGGCCGGAGAAAAAGCGCTCGACGCGGACAAGCCGCAGGCCATCAGCAGCATCTGCGCGGTGCTGGCGGAGAGCGAAATCATCAACCACGTTAGCGCCGGGGTGAGCCTGGAGAACATTCTGGCGGGGATCTACGAATCGCTGGCCGACCGCGCCGGGATGCTGCTGAAGCGCACCGGGATGGGCAAGGACCTGGTGTTCATCGGCGGGGTGGCGCGGCAGCGCGGCATGCTGCGGGCGCTCGAGAACCGGCTGAAGGTGACAGTGCACGTTCCCGAGAACGCCGAATACGTGTGCGCGCTGGGAGCGGCGCTGCTGGGACTGCAGCGGCTGCGGGCCACGGAGAATGCGCGGCGCACGGAAACGGCGGGCAATTCCGCCACGGTCGCCGCCTAA
- a CDS encoding L,D-transpeptidase family protein — MRNRLQAPLLFLLPLALVAPVSLRAAPPARQEPAPPQLAGPGATLRAIIATGRLDDLRWPDFSDYRSELRDFYLPTNYALAWSANAAPTPQALALFDVFRSADDKGLNTEDYDGPRWAARIEQLRQSPTPGNLERFDAAVTVCLMRYISDLHIGKVNPRYFHFGFDIEHKKYVLSEFVRERVVRATSVKAVLAGVEPPFPVYRRIQQALQHYLALARHDSGELLPVPPRAVRPGARYPGLPRLAQLLRLLGDLPLEAHVPPRTRIYRGALVLAVKRFQERHGLEPDGLLGPDTLAQLNTPLARRIRQFQLTLERLRWLPHEFAQPPVVVNIPEYRLRAFDENLGVALSMNVVVGQAYGYETPAFADSIGEVVFRPYWNVPLSLQRDEILPALEKDPAYLVKNDFEVVTHAGELVTGELTPDVLRQLQAGTLEVRQRPGPKNALDGVKILFPNSYDVYLHGTPATELFSKARRDFSHGCIRVENPALLAAWVLRHNPGWDLEKVEAAMQSGVDRFAVTQAKDNQHVRVATPIPVLIFYATAVVTETGEARFFDDLYGYDAALEQVLARGYPYPAK, encoded by the coding sequence ATGCGCAATCGCCTGCAGGCGCCGCTGCTCTTCCTGCTCCCCCTGGCGCTTGTGGCTCCCGTCTCCTTACGCGCAGCCCCGCCCGCACGGCAGGAACCCGCGCCGCCGCAACTCGCCGGGCCCGGCGCCACCCTGCGCGCCATCATCGCCACCGGCCGGCTGGACGATCTGCGCTGGCCCGATTTCTCCGACTATCGCTCCGAGCTTCGCGATTTCTACCTCCCCACAAATTACGCCCTCGCCTGGTCCGCGAACGCCGCGCCCACTCCCCAGGCCCTGGCCCTCTTCGACGTCTTCCGCTCCGCCGATGACAAAGGGCTGAATACCGAGGACTACGACGGCCCGCGCTGGGCCGCGCGCATCGAGCAGCTGCGCCAATCGCCCACCCCCGGCAATCTCGAACGCTTCGACGCCGCCGTCACTGTCTGCCTCATGCGCTACATCTCCGACCTGCACATCGGCAAGGTCAACCCGCGTTATTTCCATTTCGGCTTTGACATCGAGCACAAGAAATACGTCCTCTCCGAATTCGTCCGCGAGCGTGTCGTGCGCGCTACCAGTGTGAAAGCCGTCCTCGCCGGCGTCGAGCCGCCGTTCCCCGTCTATCGCCGCATCCAGCAGGCCTTGCAGCACTACCTCGCCCTGGCCCGGCACGATAGCGGCGAACTCCTGCCCGTTCCCCCGCGCGCCGTGCGCCCCGGCGCACGCTATCCCGGCCTCCCGCGCCTGGCCCAGCTCCTGCGCCTGCTCGGCGATCTCCCCCTCGAAGCGCACGTCCCGCCGCGCACGCGCATCTACCGCGGCGCGCTGGTGCTCGCCGTCAAGCGCTTTCAGGAACGCCATGGCCTGGAGCCCGACGGCCTCCTCGGCCCGGACACCCTGGCCCAACTCAATACCCCGCTCGCGCGCCGTATCCGCCAGTTCCAGCTCACTCTCGAGCGCCTGCGCTGGCTCCCTCACGAATTCGCCCAGCCTCCCGTCGTCGTCAATATCCCCGAATATCGCTTGCGCGCCTTCGATGAGAACCTCGGCGTGGCCCTCTCCATGAACGTCGTCGTGGGCCAGGCCTACGGCTATGAAACCCCGGCCTTCGCCGACTCCATCGGTGAGGTTGTCTTCCGCCCCTACTGGAATGTGCCGCTTTCCCTGCAGCGCGACGAGATCCTTCCCGCCCTCGAAAAAGATCCCGCCTACCTCGTCAAGAACGATTTTGAAGTCGTCACCCACGCCGGCGAGCTGGTCACCGGCGAGCTGACCCCGGACGTCCTGCGCCAGCTGCAGGCCGGCACGCTCGAGGTCCGCCAGCGCCCCGGCCCCAAGAACGCTCTCGACGGGGTCAAGATTCTCTTCCCCAATTCCTACGACGTCTACCTGCATGGCACGCCGGCAACGGAGCTTTTCTCCAAAGCGCGCCGCGACTTCAGCCACGGCTGCATCCGCGTGGAAAATCCCGCGCTGCTCGCCGCCTGGGTTCTGCGGCATAATCCCGGCTGGGACCTGGAGAAGGTGGAAGCCGCCATGCAGAGCGGAGTTGACCGCTTCGCGGTCACACAAGCAAAGGATAACCAGCACGTGCGCGTGGCCACCCCCATCCCGGTGCTCATCTTCTATGCCACAGCCGTCGTCACGGAAACCGGCGAAGCGCGCTTCTTCGACGACCTCTACGGCTACGACGCTGCCTTGGAACAGGTGCTGGCCCGCGGCTACCCCTATCCGGCCAAGTAG
- a CDS encoding CoA transferase, whose amino-acid sequence MTPVLDSIRVVEMTEAMAGPYCAMLLGDFGADVIKVERPGVGDQARGWGPPFVGSESAYFLAANRNKRSLTLNYDQPRGAEMLQRLLATADVFVVNQPVLASLEKRGIDPQTLCAKYPRLIYCSITGYGFTGPKAGMPGYDILAQAEAGVMSFTGEPEGSPMRYPIAIADMTCGMYAVMGILGALFARERSGQGQFLEVALFDAQLTWLANAGSSYLNAGELPRRWGNAHPNIVPYQVFRGSDARHFVVGVGTQEQWKRLLPMMGLEEELGSDARFASNALRIANRTELIEKLQKRFAQEPAGFWRERLAAADIPAAAIHTVGEALEDAQTLARGLIVQLEHPALGPVKSIANPVNFANTPVSYRLPPPLLGEHTREVLQSLGYSADEMRAGEREGAL is encoded by the coding sequence GTGACCCCCGTTCTCGATTCCATCCGCGTAGTAGAAATGACCGAGGCCATGGCCGGGCCGTATTGCGCCATGTTGCTGGGCGATTTTGGCGCGGACGTGATCAAGGTGGAGCGGCCGGGCGTGGGCGACCAGGCGCGCGGGTGGGGCCCGCCGTTTGTGGGCAGCGAATCGGCGTACTTCCTGGCCGCCAATCGCAACAAGAGATCGCTGACGCTGAACTACGATCAGCCGCGCGGCGCGGAGATGCTGCAGCGGCTGTTGGCGACGGCGGACGTGTTTGTGGTGAACCAGCCGGTGCTGGCGTCGCTCGAGAAGCGCGGGATCGATCCGCAAACGCTGTGCGCGAAATATCCGCGGCTCATCTACTGCAGCATTACCGGATACGGATTTACGGGGCCGAAAGCGGGGATGCCGGGGTACGACATCCTGGCGCAGGCCGAAGCGGGAGTGATGAGCTTTACCGGGGAGCCGGAAGGCAGCCCGATGCGCTATCCAATCGCCATCGCGGACATGACCTGCGGGATGTACGCGGTGATGGGGATACTGGGAGCGCTGTTCGCGCGGGAGAGAAGCGGGCAGGGGCAGTTCCTGGAGGTGGCGCTGTTCGATGCGCAACTGACGTGGCTGGCCAACGCGGGCAGCAGCTACCTGAATGCGGGGGAATTGCCGCGGCGCTGGGGAAACGCGCACCCGAACATCGTGCCGTACCAGGTGTTCCGCGGAAGCGACGCGCGGCACTTCGTGGTGGGCGTGGGGACGCAGGAGCAGTGGAAACGGCTGCTCCCGATGATGGGATTGGAAGAAGAGCTGGGGAGCGACGCGCGATTTGCGAGCAACGCGCTGCGCATTGCGAACCGCACGGAGCTGATCGAGAAGCTGCAGAAGCGCTTTGCGCAGGAGCCGGCGGGCTTCTGGCGGGAGAGACTGGCGGCGGCGGACATCCCAGCGGCGGCGATCCACACGGTGGGCGAAGCGCTGGAGGATGCGCAGACGCTGGCGCGCGGGCTGATCGTGCAACTGGAGCATCCGGCGCTGGGGCCGGTGAAGAGCATCGCCAATCCGGTGAACTTTGCGAATACGCCGGTGAGCTACCGGCTTCCGCCGCCGCTGCTGGGGGAACATACCCGGGAGGTGCTGCAGAGCCTGGGGTACAGCGCGGACGAGATGCGGGCCGGGGAGCGCGAAGGGGCGCTCTGA
- the rpiB gene encoding ribose 5-phosphate isomerase B, protein MKIALASDHAGFALKNAIGEFLRGLGHETLDVGSFNDQPSDYPDFAEAIGKAVLEGRSDRGILICGSGVGASVAANILPGIRAGLCHDTYSAHQGVEHDNMNVLVLGARVIGSKLAEELVSVFVRAKFSHEARHERRLAKVQALEVKYGRD, encoded by the coding sequence ATGAAAATCGCCCTCGCCTCCGACCACGCCGGATTCGCGCTGAAGAACGCCATCGGCGAATTCCTGCGCGGCCTGGGCCACGAAACTCTCGATGTCGGCTCCTTCAACGACCAGCCCTCCGACTATCCGGACTTTGCCGAAGCCATCGGCAAGGCCGTCCTCGAAGGCCGCTCCGACCGCGGCATTCTCATCTGCGGCAGCGGCGTCGGCGCCAGCGTCGCCGCCAACATCCTCCCCGGCATCCGCGCCGGCCTGTGCCACGACACCTACTCCGCGCATCAGGGCGTGGAGCACGACAACATGAACGTGCTGGTCCTCGGCGCGCGCGTCATCGGCTCCAAACTCGCCGAGGAGCTGGTCAGCGTCTTCGTCCGCGCAAAGTTTTCCCACGAAGCGCGCCACGAGCGGCGTCTCGCGAAAGTTCAGGCTTTGGAGGTCAAATATGGGCGGGACTAA
- a CDS encoding class I fructose-bisphosphate aldolase has product MATTLSNSQITQYLGDKADYLLGFKAPKIARERLNLPGPDFIDRVGSLSDRNNRVLANLHRMYSTGRLRGSGYLSILPVDQGIEHSGGASFAKNPDYFDSENIVKLAIEGGCNAVASTFGVLGSVARKYAHKIPFIVKINHNELLTYPNKFDQIMFGTVKQAHDLGAAAVGATIYYGSPESARQIVEVSQAFAHAHELGMATVLWCYLRNSAFKKDKDYHVSADLTGQANHLGVTIEADIIKQKLPENNGGFQALNAEGSSYGKFDKRIYTDLSSDHPIDLCRYQVANCYMGRAGLINSGGASGANDFAEAVLTAVINKRAGGMGLISGRKAFQRPMKEGVSLLNAIQDVYLSPDVTVA; this is encoded by the coding sequence ATGGCAACCACGCTCAGCAACAGCCAAATCACCCAGTATCTCGGCGATAAGGCGGACTACCTGCTCGGCTTCAAAGCGCCGAAAATCGCCAGGGAGCGCCTGAACCTTCCCGGGCCGGACTTCATCGACCGCGTGGGCTCGCTCTCGGACCGCAACAACCGCGTTCTCGCCAACCTGCACCGCATGTACTCCACCGGGCGGCTGCGCGGCAGCGGCTATCTCTCCATCCTCCCCGTGGACCAGGGCATCGAGCACTCCGGCGGCGCCAGCTTCGCCAAGAACCCCGACTACTTCGACTCCGAAAACATCGTCAAGCTGGCCATCGAGGGCGGCTGCAACGCCGTGGCCTCCACCTTCGGCGTACTCGGCTCCGTGGCCCGCAAATACGCCCACAAGATTCCCTTCATCGTGAAGATCAACCACAACGAGCTGCTCACCTATCCCAACAAGTTCGACCAGATCATGTTCGGCACCGTCAAGCAGGCCCACGACCTGGGCGCCGCTGCCGTCGGCGCCACCATCTACTACGGCTCCCCGGAAAGCGCCCGGCAGATCGTCGAAGTCAGCCAGGCCTTCGCCCACGCCCACGAACTGGGCATGGCCACCGTCCTGTGGTGCTACCTGCGCAACAGCGCTTTCAAGAAGGACAAGGACTACCACGTCTCCGCCGACCTCACCGGCCAAGCCAACCACCTCGGCGTCACCATCGAGGCCGACATCATCAAGCAGAAGCTCCCGGAAAATAACGGCGGCTTCCAGGCCCTCAATGCCGAAGGCTCCAGCTACGGCAAGTTCGACAAGCGCATCTACACCGACTTGTCGAGCGACCATCCCATCGACCTCTGCCGCTACCAGGTGGCCAACTGCTACATGGGCCGCGCCGGGCTCATCAACAGCGGCGGCGCTTCCGGCGCCAACGACTTCGCCGAAGCCGTGCTCACCGCGGTCATCAACAAGCGCGCCGGCGGCATGGGCCTTATCTCCGGCCGCAAGGCCTTCCAGCGCCCCATGAAGGAAGGCGTCTCCCTGCTCAACGCGATTCAGGACGTCTATCTGAGCCCGGATGTAACCGTGGCGTAA
- the tal gene encoding transaldolase, with product MAPGNTLQELHKLGQSIWLDFIRRTLVTSGELQQLVDAGLRGMTSNPTIFEKAIAGSSDYDEALRQALAANPAMDTVPLYERLAIEDIQMAADVLRPVYDSTNGADGFVSFEVAPDLAYNTQVTLSEARRLWKAIARPNLMIKVPATKEGVFAVETLIAEGINVNVTLMFSLAHYEAVAQAYIRGIEKNKNPQGAASVASFFVSRVDTLVDKELERNGSPDALALRGKAAIANSRIVYQRFQEVFESPRFQKLAEKGARVQRPLWASTGTKNPAYSDVLYVDELIGPHTVNTLPPATLEAFRDHGAVKLTLTGRLAEARQVLAGLAKAGIDLAAITETLQSQGVTLFADSYKQLLTALEAKREKIADVR from the coding sequence ATGGCTCCGGGAAACACCCTGCAGGAACTGCACAAGCTCGGCCAGTCCATCTGGCTCGATTTCATCCGCCGCACCCTGGTCACCAGCGGCGAGCTGCAGCAGCTCGTCGACGCCGGCCTCCGCGGCATGACCAGCAATCCCACCATTTTCGAAAAGGCCATCGCCGGCAGCAGCGACTACGACGAAGCCCTGCGCCAGGCCCTGGCCGCCAATCCCGCCATGGACACCGTTCCCCTCTACGAGCGCCTGGCCATCGAGGACATCCAGATGGCCGCCGACGTCCTCCGTCCCGTCTACGACTCCACCAACGGTGCCGACGGCTTCGTCAGCTTCGAGGTGGCCCCGGACTTGGCCTACAACACCCAGGTCACCCTCAGCGAAGCCCGCCGCCTGTGGAAAGCCATCGCCCGCCCCAACCTCATGATCAAGGTGCCCGCCACCAAGGAAGGCGTCTTCGCCGTCGAAACGCTCATCGCCGAGGGCATCAACGTCAACGTCACCCTGATGTTTTCCCTGGCGCACTATGAAGCCGTGGCCCAGGCCTACATCCGCGGCATCGAGAAAAACAAGAATCCCCAGGGCGCCGCCTCCGTCGCCTCTTTCTTCGTCAGCCGCGTGGACACCCTGGTGGACAAAGAGCTCGAGCGCAACGGCTCCCCCGACGCTCTGGCCCTGCGCGGCAAAGCCGCCATCGCCAACTCCCGCATCGTCTACCAGCGCTTCCAGGAAGTTTTCGAAAGCCCCCGTTTCCAAAAACTCGCGGAAAAAGGCGCGCGCGTGCAGCGCCCGCTGTGGGCCAGCACCGGCACCAAGAATCCCGCCTACTCCGACGTCCTCTACGTGGACGAGTTGATCGGCCCGCACACCGTCAACACCCTGCCCCCCGCCACACTCGAGGCCTTCCGCGATCACGGCGCCGTCAAGCTGACCCTCACCGGCCGCTTGGCGGAAGCCCGCCAGGTTCTCGCCGGGCTGGCCAAAGCCGGCATCGACCTCGCCGCCATCACGGAGACCCTGCAAAGCCAGGGCGTCACCCTTTTCGCAGACTCCTACAAACAGCTCCTCACGGCCCTCGAAGCCAAGCGCGAAAAGATCGCAGATGTTCGATAG